The Brassica oleracea var. oleracea cultivar TO1000 chromosome C7, BOL, whole genome shotgun sequence sequence GTGTTTGTCTGATAGGCGACAACTCTAGGAAAGCGCGCTAAACAGAAACTGCCTCCATGCCTCTGTCTTCATATTCTGTTTTTGCTTCTAAATCTTGTATCAGCACCGACCCGGACTATTAAGCAAATGTGGTGGTGAAGAGTGAAGATGCTGGACAAGTGAATATGTGTCTCTGTATCGGAAAAAGAAGAGTAGATGTAGAAAATGGCTCGACGACTATAATATATTCAGTGAGAAAAAGATATAGTATAGTATAGTTTTGTTTAGCTTAATATTACAAAATATTATATACGATTTTTGAATTTAAATTTTATTTAAATATTATAAGTATATATATTATTTTATATTGGAGTTTAGGATTTAGTGATTAAACTTAAAGATTTAGTATTTAGAGGGTGGAGGTGGGGTTGTAGGTAGGGTTTACAATTATACTATGTATATATATAGAGTGTGTATACTATTATCTATCAATTCACTATCAGTTCTATACTATTGTTATATAATACTCAATTTTATTAATTTACATATGTAATTGGAATGTACCATCTATTATGTTATCTTTCTAGAGGGTGTATACTATGTATTGTACATGAAAAATAAAGTCTTCACTTATCCTCTTATCTTTTTTTACGGCGTTTACATCGTTGTTCCTTCCTCTCTTGTTTATGAAATAGAGTTTATGTATGTTGTAATTAATTGAGTGTTGTCGTGTTATATGCATGATTTGATTCGCCGTCATGTTAACTGAGTAAGAATAAAAATGATGATTCACAGACTATACTATATTCTTCAAGAAGAAGTTGTTTTAGTATAGCACAATCATGCTGTTTTTCCTGGCCACATGTGTTATATTCGTTAACGTCATCAACTACCTTCTCTACTTCTTTTACCTGTGTACTATCTATGTACAAGGTTTAAACCAACAAGAAATGGAAAAAAATGTTACTCATTATTTATGTCAAAATTATAGTTATATTCTTAATATTACTTTCAAAATTGGTTAGTTAGCAAATTAATCCAAGTAGTTATTAGGGATACTGACTATTATCCGTTTCAGTGTTGCGGTTCTCTTTAGGAATATATTTTACAAAATTTGATTTAATTCGGCTTGGTTATCTTTCGGCTCAGTTTGGTATGGATGTTTAGGAATACATGAATAATTTTCTCAGCACGAGAATTTCAAAAGAGGACATTACTTTGTTCGATTTATAAATGAAAAAATAACTTTCATGTTGACTTTTTTTTTGCTGTACCGGGAAACTCTGGATGAATCTTTCCAGTTTTTTTTTAACACCGGATAATTATGCTATTACAACCATGAGAAGTATTACATGCGATTCTACAGCCGACAATTCTACCTGTCGTATGAGAATTCACGTCTGACTGCATCATCTGAGCCGTCCTATGGGATCCACACTTGATGATACTCCTTGCGCCATTCTGCAGATCTCTTGTAAGCATTTTCTCCTTCAATTCGTATAATTCCGCCTTTTCCAGAAATTGAAACACAGAATTTCTGGTGTAGAAGCATTAATAAACCTTTGGTCAAACCCACGCATGTAGTAACTCCAAACCCCAAGATGGAGAGGTCAGGCATTTTTTTGGCAAACTCATCCAAATTCAGTTACATATATAGGGGATGAATAACCAGAAAACCAAACCAATCTGGTTCAGAAACCGTAGACCTGTTTATACTTCCTTAGTTTTTTTTTGCTTTTTAGTGGATTTTACCTGAACGAAGAGGAGCAACAATATCGTGGATCACTGGGAGAGAGATATTGCCTACATTATGAGTCAAATTCTTCAATCTCTTTATTTCGCAAACAAAGTTCTTCTTGAATCTCTCTGTTGCTCACCCCACATTAGCTGTCACCGTTTACTTATCAAAATAACAACTTCTTCAGCTTTGTTACGTTTACACTCATTCGTTCACGTTTCTCCAAACACTAAAACATTTTTTAATGTGTAAAAAACCAAGTCATATACTATATCAATGGATTCTTCATTTGGATATCATCTTCATCTTTCACGTTGAGTAACAATGGCATCAGCTATCATTGTTTACTTCCAAACCAAAGGACTCACGCCTTGACTTTCCTCTTCCTCCAAGCCCTCCATCTCGTCCCGTCATCGGCCATCTCCATCTTTTACTCTCTGTTCTAATCCACAAGTCTTTTCAGAAACTTTCCTCCAAGTACGGACCATTCCTCTACCTCCGCATCTTCAACGTTTTCATAGTCCTCGTCTCCTCATCCTCAATAGCCTACGAGATTTTCAAGAAGCATGACATGATCGTCTCCTTCCGTGGCCTCCTTCCAAGACACGAGTCACTCTTGTTTGGTTCTTCCACTTTCCTCATGGCTCCGTATGGAGATTACTGGAAGTTTATGAAGAAGCTCATCGTCTCAAACCTTCTCGGGTCCCAAGCACTTGAGCGTTCACGAGGCATCCGTGCCAAGGAGATAGAGAAGTTTTACTCAAACCTGCTTGATAAGTGATGTTAGGAGTTTCAAGGCTCGTAAGACAAATGTTGTAGTATAAAAGATTGTCGAACCAGTTCTGAGGGATATCAAAACACCGAGAATGCAAGTACTCACTTAATCTAAGTGCAACCAATGATTTAGATGGGTTTTAAACTACTACTAATACTAGAAAGCAATTACAGAATGATACTTTCTTGACTAAGGGAAAAGAGAATTCATGGGTATAGGGATTAGACCTTGGGTGATCAAGTTTCGAACTAAGGATGGCAAACGATCAATCAAACTATCAACCTTAAGCTTAGACACAATCTTAAACAAACTCTATGTCTAGATGAATGTTCATTTACTAACATATCTCAAACATCAAATGTCTTTGGTTGAATAATATGAAAGCAATCATTACTAACAAGTCTATTGGCTATCTTAACACCTTTAACAACAAATGTCTTTGGTAAAGTATGTTAAAAGCTTAGGAGAGTTGTCTCAGGCATTTCATCAAACACCTTGTGGGTGAGAAATGTCTAAAGATCAACTTTTGAGAGGCTAACTCAGAAGATGCATTATGAATACTCTACTAGCAAGGAATAAGAAGGATCTACACTNNNNNNNNNNNNNNNNNNNNNNNNNNNNNNNNNNNNNNNNNNNNNNNNNNNNNNNNNNNNNNNNNNNNNNNNNNNNNNNNNNNNNNNNNNNNNNNNNNNNNNNNNNNNNNNNNNNNNNNNNNNNNNNNNNNNNNNNNNNNNNNNNNNNNNNNNNNNNNNNNNNNNNNNNNNNNNNNNNNNNNNNNNNNNNNNNNNNNNNNNNNNNNNNNNNNNNNNNNNNNNNNNNNNNNNNNNNNNNNNNNNNNNNNNNNNNNNNNNNNNNNNNNNNNNNNNNNNNNNNNNNNNNNNNNNNNNNNNNNNNNNNNNNNNNNNNNNNNNNNNNNNNNNNNNNNNNNNNNNNNNNNNNNNNNNNNNNNNNNNNNNNNNNNNNNNNNNNNNNNNNNNNNNNNNNNNNNNNNNNNNNNNNNNNNNNNNNNNNNNNNNNNNNNNNNNNNNNNNNNNNNNNNNNNNNNNNNNNNNNNNNNNNNNNNNNNNNNNNNNNNNNNNNNNNNNNNNNNNNNNNNNNNNNNNNNNNNNNNNNNNNNNNNNNNNNNNNNNNNNNNNNNNNNNNNNNNNNNNNNNNNNNNNNNNNNNNNNNNNNNNNNNNNNNNNNNNNNNNNNNNNNNNNNNNNNNNNNNNNNNNNNNNNNNNNNNNNNNNNNGGTTTGAAGGTGGGAGCTCATAGCCAAAAGAAACACACAAAGCACTCAAATCAACATCTAAATTCAGCATTAGTACACCCTCTCTTATTATACTCTAGTTTCTCTAGGTCTATCTCAACTCTTTTCATCCCTGCACTCATCATCATGCATTCACACATGCAAATCAGCCAACTCTCAAATNNNNNNNNNNNNNNNNNNNNNNNNNNNNNNNNNNNNNNNNNNNNNNNNNNNNNNNNNNNNNNNNNNNNNNNNNNNNNNNNNNNNNNNNNNNNNNNNNNNNGTAAAGAATGATAAGAAACAGAATGGTATCAACCATCATTGTCTTGGTGAAGATCCTCGGATTAGAATTATAGACGTCCAAAGAAAGAAAAGATTATACATAGCTAGTTAATCGAGATGCCAGTCACTGACCCGAAAAAAAAGAAAAGAATGACTAAGTCATAACCAGCTTAGCACCAAACAGCACCAAACGAAATCTGATGTCCTAGAAAGAGACACAGTCAAGTTGCTACAGAGTCTATACAAGATAGACCAAAGTGTTCCATAAGATAAGGAACCTCGGAAAGAAAAAGAGAAAGGTGCATAGAATACAAATCCGAGGTCATAAGGAAACTAGACCAGACATTGAGAAAAGGCTGCGCAGCTAAACATCTAAGGTACCAAACCATGTAGTTTGGGACGCCAAGCTACTAGGTAATGAAGGTCCTGGATAATGAAATCTCAAATCGATTAGATCATATCTGGAATACAATGGAACCATATATAAGTGTCGACACATAAAGATATATTTGTACATAAGAGAGTAGCACTTGAACATAAAGATATAAAAGAGGATCAGAACCCACGAAAGAGTACTCATAAAGAATAAAGATTAGATTGAAAAGATAAACGTGGGGTTTAAAGTATCTATAGAGAAAGATAGGTTTATTGGCCATNNNNNNNNNNNNNNNNNNNNNNNNNNNNNNNNNNNNNNNNNNNNNNNNNNNNNNNNNNNNNNNNNNNNNNNNNNNNNNNNNNNNNNNNNNNNNNNNNNNNNNNNNNNNNNNNNNNNNNNNNNNNNNNNNNNNNNNNNNNNNNNNNNNNNNNNNNNNNNNNNNNNNNNNNNNNNNNNNNNNNNNNNNNNNNNNNNNNNNNNNNNNNNNNNNNNNNNNNNNNNNNNNNNNNNNNNNNNNNNNNNNNNNNNNNNNNNNNNNNNNNNNNNNNNNNNNNNNNNNNNNNNNNNNNNNNNNNNNNNNNNNNNNNNNNNNNNNNNNNNNNNNNNNNNNNNNNNNNNNNNNNNNNNNNNNNNNNNNNNNNNNNNNNNNNNNNNNNNNNNNNNNNNNNNNNNNNNNNNNNNNNNNNNNNNNNNNNNNNNNNNNNNNNNNNNNNNNNNNNNNNNNNNNNNNNNNNNNNNNNNNNNNNNNNNNNNNNNNNNNNNNNNNNNNNNNNNNNNNNNNNNNNNNNNNNNNNNNNNNNNNNNNNNNNNNNNNNNNNNNNNNNNNNNNNNNNNNNNNNNNNNNNNNNNNNNNNNNNNNNNNNNNNNNNNNNNNNNNNNNNNNNNNNNNNNNNNNNNNNNNNNNNNNNNNNNNNNNNNNNNNNNNNNNNNNNNNNNNNNNAATAGGTTGCAGTCCATAAGAATGTGTGATCGAAGTCCATGACCTAATGTATATTCAGTGTGTGATATGATCCACGGCAGAGAGGTCATGGGACGCCATCAAAATATGGATAAAGGACTGCAATGTCTGATATATATGGCATTACCGAATGCAAGAGAGAATGATAACCGAGGTCCACGAATGTATTTGGCTGCGAAGCCATAGTTTTATAAGACTGTAAAATCCTTGCAGCAATGATCTTGGACGCTCATGGAACGAGTTGCGGACATATATAGACAATGTCTATAATTCAAAACATGAATCGATCAGAATNNNNNNNNNNNNNNNNNNNNNNNNNNATCATAATAGCCAAGGTATTCGAGAGCTTATGTGGTTGAGATCTATGACTCAACATCATAATAGAGAAAGATCAATGGACAAGATATTGATACACATCCGTGTAGAAGATACACCGGATCATAGGTTTACAACCTGAGATTATTAATTCATGGAACCATGCTCGGTATATTATCCATATACACACGATTTGCAAAGACTCATGCACACATGAGTTTGCAAAGAACCGACAGTGATCTTTGAGTACAATGCAATCCGCATTGCTCAGCACATCTACTTTACTAAGACACACGATGTCAAAGGACATGAGAAAAGACTGAAGAGGTCGAAGTGGTCCAATTACGGTTCAGTAATAACTTGACCGATTTGTTTACTTCCCACCTGCACATTCAGGAAGATCACGCATCAGATGCGTAGACTAAAGAACTTCCACTGAGGTTCACATCAGGGGGAGTAGTACGTGTTGTACTCTTTTTCCTTCATCATGGTTTTGTCCCACAGGATTTTTCTGATAAGGTTTTAATGAGGCAACGTGAAGCGTATTACAATCCTGTATGGTTATGGCATCCAAGGGGGAATGTTATAAATCAAGTGATGAATGTCCATAACCGGTCCGGTCCATAACCGGCCCAAACCCTAGAAGAAAGAGACATAGCCGAAACCCTAAAGAGAGGAGAGAGAGGCGGCCGCATGCCTTAGATGAGAAAGAGAGGCGGCCACAAGCTTTAGAGAAAAGGAAACCCTATTTTCTTTTCCTTAGATATGTAATCTTTCCATTTATGTATTTAGTTGTTATCCTAAATCTAGTTGGATTAGGATTTGTACTCTTTCCTTTTATCTCTATCTTGTAACCCTTATATAAGGGATGTCTTATTCATTAATGAAATACACATAACTATTCAGTCTTCAATCTTCTAATTACAACAAACTTTCCGGTTGTGGAGAGAGGAAAAAATAGAATAGTATGGAAATGTAAAACGACGGACTTGAAGAATTACCGTGCTGTTACATTATGGAGAGCATATAGAGGAGCCGCAAGGGCTCGATGTGGTCAGATACGCGAATATATTGCTGATCTTAAAGGTGTTTCTTTAGTGAGAAATAAGAAACCGACCAAAGAATTTTTTCCTTGGGGTAAACCACTCTATATGGGCTAGTATTTCTGAAGCTTAATTTTTTTTTGGTGCCTTGTACGTTAAGCCATTTTATTTATTTATTTTGGGTTATAATATACAAAAGAATAACAAAAGTCTATAAATGCAATTCATTCGGTTTATCTTTATATATTGTTTGATTATTTTTGAGTAGTTACCTTGTTAGACTTAGGGTTTATATGGTTATGGTGAATTACTGATATTAGAACTTCTAAAGTGATCAATTAACATCCTTCACAGAGTTAGGACTTATTGCTTGTATTCTGAAGTAGTTAACTAGGATCATGATTTGCCTCTCTCCAAACTCTTTCATCCATTAGCGTAACATTAACAACTTGAGCTATATGGTCCCTTTTGTTCTCATAAACAAGCTTATTACGGATTTTCCAAATTCTCCAACCTACAAAGAATGGAAGATTATTTAGAGGTTGGGAATTTTTCATTATGTCCATCAAGTTCTGGAAAACCTCAAAGATAGCATTGTCAGATTCATGTTGGCAAGAAAGTTCGCTAAGAGAGAAAGACCAGATTTCTTTAGCCACTCTACATGATATCAACATATGATAGATATTTTCAATCTCTTCTCCACAAACCTGGCAATATCTATATATTATGATTCCTCTCATGTTCAAATTTTCAGCCACCGATAGGCCTTTATGAAGAACTTTCCACCAGAAAATCTTTAATTGAGGGGGTATGCTAAGATTCCACAGCCTATTAATGAGGTTATGCTGATGCATTAAAAGAAGAGAGGAATGAACCTGATTGGTAACGTCCTCTTTATCCACTGCTCTTTGGACATGGTACCCGCTTTTAACTGTATAATTTTAAAACGAAACAACAAATGCAAAAATATAATCAAAATTTGGGGCACAAAATTTTGCAAAATCATAACAAAAGATTCTAAAGAGAAAGGCACGACTATAGCAAATCTTCGAGATTTCAGAACACAATAATGTCCAAAAGGAAACACAGCAAAACACTACAAAAATATTTTATTAAACCTAGTCGGCCTTGGCAGCAGAAGCAGCAGCTTGCCCTCTGATACGACCAGTTCTCCTAGCAGCAATAAGACCAACCTTCTGTCCCGGAGCTGCATCACGTCTAACAGCACTGACGTGACCAATGTGCTGATGGTTACCTCCTCCATTGGGATCCTCCACTGGATTCATATAGCCACACCACGAACCTTAGGCCATGAGTTCCTCTTAACACGGTACTTGTGGTATGCGTTTTCTGCCATGAGAATCGGCTTCTCAGTCTTTCCACCACCAGCAACTTGACCGATCATAGCCCTGCATCCACTCGGAACAATCTTCTTCGAAGCAGATGGAAACTTGATCATCTCACAACATATATAACCCATTAATCAAAGTGAAATTGAGAAACAAATGTATTTAAACCAATCATTCTTTACTACAACAAATTATTATCACGATCAATTTAACCATAGCTCATATTCAAAGACAAAACCTTCAGAACCATATTCAAATAAGATTAGCATGGCCTTTGCCCAAGAATGACATGCACAAATTGAGAAATGTCCAAATTGTTTTTTGTTTCTAAAATTTTTCGGATCGGGTTTGGTTTTCCATGTTTAGAGTTTTGGATGGACCAACATCCACGGAAACTGCTCCGTGGTTATGAAATCCTATTACTTGTCATGAACCCTTTTTGAACAAATTCTTCTTTTAAGAACCAACTGCCATTGATGCCTTTTAATTGAGGATTAGGCATCTCTTCTTCTGTGTACTCAACACTGCTCAGATTTCCAGTTTAGACACAGAAACAGGAGAATATGGAGGCTTGTCTCTTACTACATTCACATAAGTACACCTGTGAATTTTCTATGCATTTCAAAGCAAATCATTTTGTTAAGAAAACGCTTTAACGAGCTAAGCAGCTACGTTGCTCACATCTCTACTTATATCTGAACTTTCTCAGTATTTTAGAAACATGATGATGAAACGTAAAACGAACATATTATCAGGAGTTTTGATAAAATAAGATCCTCAATGAGCACAAAAGCTTACATGAACGCGCCAAAGCTGTGTATATCAGTCTTTGCAGTGAATGTGACATAAGTAACAACGTTGAGCACAAATTAAGTTTGTGCCTAGACGAGCTCTCTCTCTCTCTCTTCCCCCACACTCTCTCTCTCGACCTCAAGCGCGTCTCTGTTTCAACTCCGGCGTCCGGTGGCGCGTCCGCGCGCGTGCCGATGCCGGAGGTACTCTCTCTCCCCTTTTTCTCATCTGCTTTTTGCTCTTCTCCCGGATCCATCGTCTTCAACTGATATGCTCTCCGATCTGCGACAGAGGCTCTCTCCGGTGAAGTGGCCGCTCGCGACGTGCTCCGACTCCGGCGTGGTCGCTGCTTTGTGGATTCGAGGCGAGGTTCTAGTTGGTGGTTTCGACTACAGTCGGTTCCGTGGAAGGGCTTTTGGGTTTTGGAGCAGGTCCTTTTTCAGTTTCTAGATCTGCTTCGGGTTTGTCTCCGTGTCGAGAACTGCGGCTTGTCTTCTTCTTTGTCTACGGTGGCTCTGTGCTGGAGTAGGCTTGGTGGTCAATAGACTAAGGGGAGCGGTTTTTGCGGTCCATTGCGGTGTCGTAGCGGGCTCTCTCCTCTGCCTCTTAGTCACGTGTGTTCCAGTGATTCGTCTCGCCGGAAGCGGGTCTTGAGCGGTCGTGTGCAGGCGGAGATGGCCGACCTCTCAGTTCAGACTTGCGTGGTTTCGTCGGAGGGTTTTAATCAAGTAGTCGTCCATGGCTCTTGTCGACGCAAATCCATCACGTGCGGAGTTCTTCGTCTGTGCGCCTTCTCTGGTTTCTTTAGCAATTGCTGAGGCTTTTGCTCTTGATTGTCTCTTTGGTTTTATATGTTTATGCCCGCTCTGTCGACACCGGAGTTGGGACCTTGCAGCTTGGTATCGTCCCTTTGGTTCTCAAAGGACGCACTTGGCGAGTCGGTTCTCAGGAGTCATTAACCGGCTCGGTGTCTCCTTGTGGTCTTTGCTTGCTGTCCCAAGACCACGCTATTTTCGTTTGAGATAATGTGGTGGCGAGCTTGTCTTCCTTGCAGGTTTTGAGACCCTCTAGATCGGGAGTGGTGGTAAACCCAACCCGCCTTTGTAGTTATGGTGGCGGCAGTGGCGAGTGCTTACTCGGTTTGGGAGGCGTTTCAAGCGTTGTGTGACGTTGTGTATAAGCCCGGCTTGCTCGTGGTAAGTTCTAGAAACACTCCTCTATTGTTCGTCGAGCGCCTCATAGACGGTATCGGTTACATGCTTTGTGGAGTTCATCGGAGGCTAGCTACACCGTAGATGACATGAGAATTCCCGGCATCCGAGGAAACAAGGAGAACCTCACCTTCCCGTGACCATCGTCGAGGGTGAGAACGGCATTCGATTCCTAATGATTCTGAAGACGTCTAGCGGAATGTGTCGGGTTTAGTGGGCGGGCGAAGCTAGTTTGTATTAGGATAAATTGGGTTAATTTGTTCAAAGCGGGTCTGTAACCGAAACTGATTTCCCGGTTAAGCGGGCTTTTAATTAATAATAAAAAAAACAAAAAAAGTTTGTGCCTAGACTTGAGAAGAGTCATCAAAATCTTCGCCGATTATATATTTAAGGTTGTTTCTTCAGCTTTTAGAATATTGTTACAAACTGACGCAAGATTCGATTAGCATCCAAAAGTATTACCACAAATATATAATTTAATTTTAGAACAAAACGAGAAATGCACAAATATATTAAAAAAATGTGAAATGGAAATTGAGATGCAAAGGCATAATAACTTCGACAGAGAAGGACAAGATTATAACAAAGAACAGAACAAGGTCCAAAAGGAAATACAACAAAACTCAAACAAGCATCTTAAAACTAGTCAGCCTTGGCAGCAGAAGCAGCAGCTTGACCTCTGAGACGACCAGTCCTCCTAGCAGCAATAAGACCAACCTTCTGCCCTGGTGGTGCATCACGCCTAACAGTACTTGCGTGACCAATGTGCTGATGGTTACCTCCTCCATGAGGATGCTCAACTGGATTCATAGCCACACCACGAACCTTAGGCCATGAGTTTCTCTTCACACGGTACTTGTGGTAAGCGTTTCCTGCCTTGAGCATCGGCTTCTCAGTCCTTCCTCCACCAGCAACTTGACCAATCATGGCCCTGCAACCACTCGGAACAATCTTCTTGGAACCAGATGGCAGCTTGATCCTGTCAAAACATATATAACCGATTCATCAGTGTAAAATTGAGAAACAAAAATGTATTCAAACCAATCATTCTATACTACAACATCAGTTTAACCATATCATAGATTCAAAGACAGAACCTTTGGAACCAACACAACACCAACCAATCAACATATCTCAACGATTATGCCATCTTCATTACATATAAACAGATATGTCTGAACCCAGAAACAAACCTAGTAGTGTCGTTGTCAGGGTTGTGCGAAATAACAATAGCGTAATCACCAGAAGCTCTAGCGAGCACACCACGATCACCGACATGATGCTCGACGTTACAGACAACAGCTCCTTCGGGGATAGCTCTAAGCGGGAGAACATTTCCGACAACGAGAGTGGCTTTCTTACCGCAGTACAAGAACTGTCCGGTGTACATGCCCTCGGCAGCGACGAAGAGCTCCTTCTGCTTCTTGTAACGGAAAGGATGACGGAACGCGACGCGAGCTAGCGGCGCACCACGGCCGGGATCGTGGATGATCTCGGTCACGACGCCCTTGAGGTATCCATTTCTCTCGCCGTAGTCGAGGCTACGGAACTTGGCTGGACCCTTGCGGTGGTGGGTGTGGGATTTGAAGACGGAACCTGCTCCCTTACGTTGAGCTCTGATGACACGACCCATTGATGGATGGAGGCTCGACGGCGAAGATTACAATTAGGGTTTGAGACCGAAGTCGAGAGTGAGAAAAAAAAAATGACTTTTTATTGTGCAACCTGAAGTCGTTTCAACCCTAATAGGCTTGGGTTATTAGAATTAAAGCCCACAGTATCAGTCTAAACTCATACAAAAGCCTAAATCATGATGAAAGGTTTATAAATCGATGCTTAATTGTCGTTTCTGTCATATCAGAGCAATTTGCACTTTTGCCTCAAAAAAAGAAAAAAGCTATCTGCACTAGGCTTGGCCGATTAGTTTACCCATTTTTTTATTAGGATCTCGTGTCTTTGGTTTTCGGGTTTAACTTTCTAAATTTTATTCAAATTTCGTATACGATGTTATTGGGTTTGATTAATAACCAGGTGTTTCCCTGCACTATATACAGTGATAAATTTTTTAAAAGTTAAATTATATTTAAAATAAAATTTATTAATATTATATATTTTATTATTTTTGACTAATATTTAATATAAAGTTGATTATTTAAGCATAAAATTAAAAAAAAAAAAAATTGTTTATTTTAAATTACATTTAATAATATATATGTAATATATTTAAAATTCGAATCATAAATAAATTTTTTATCTATATATTTTGGTTAAATGTATTAAATCAACTTGTATAAAATTACTAAAAATCATATAAAAATTGTATAGTTATTAAAAATTATAACTAAACAATATTTATAAAATTTGTAGATATCTAAAAGAAACTAATGAAATTACGATTAACAATTTATTAATTTTTTAAAAAAGATGTAGAAAATTTTGAAAATATTAGTAATAAAAATTGTATAATTATAAAAATACAATTAAATAATGTATTTCGAAGTTTATAATTCATATTTCAATATATTTATTTTAGTGATGATTTATGAATTATTACCATATTTTAAGAAGTTTAACAAAAATATAAATCAACATTAAATGTAATGTATTAGTTATTGCCATATTCTATAAAGTGTACAAAAATATATGTCAGTAATAAATGTGATTGTCTATGTCATATTAACTATAACCCATGTCATCAATCTTGTTAGCCATGTCATCATTTTTTTTTGTAAAAATAATTGTAGATAGGACATGTGGCAAAATCACTTCGCAAATATAGTCTAGAGGATACTCTAGACTCGTCCATTTTTAAATATTATATCAAAATAAAAGTGAAATTGAGTATTTTTAATACTTATTGAGATTTCGTGTATTTATTTCACATACTAATTCCAATTTTTGGCTTAAACTTTTTCGGTTTTGAATTTAGAGTTATCGATTTTGGGTTTTTCGGTTATCCGTCCGGTTCGGTTAAAAAAGATTTCAAATTTAGTACCACCCTATAGAATCTCTATTCAAGTATTTTTTTTTTTATACAGACGCAAGGTTTTCAGTTTATGTTTGATGCGGAATTGGATCTCGGTTTCGTTTTTTTTGTTACCGATGCCTAGTTTAGGCTATTAGAAAAGTAATCATAAGTTTATACTTTTTAAAAAATTTAAAATTAAGAAAATTGTTTTTACACCAAAAAATGGTAACTATACCCCATTAGACTAATCTTATAAACTTTATGTTCCATTAGGCTAATTATTTTCAAAAAGGCAATAATGCACATAATTTCAATTATAAATTCAAAATTACAATTAACAAAACAATTTTTA is a genomic window containing:
- the LOC106302399 gene encoding cytochrome P450 705A20-like translates to MDDEDDLGPEIPYLSAIGALMYLAYHTQPDISFAVNLLSRFSSYPTQRHWNGIKHLSLFTSKPKDSRLDFPLPPSPPSRPVIGHLHLLLSVLIHKSFQKLSSKYGPFLYLRIFNVFIVLVSSSSIAYEIFKKHDMIVSFRGLLPRHESLLFGSSTFLMAPYGDYWKFMKKLIVSNLLGSQALERSRGIRAKEIEKFYSNLLDK
- the LOC106301475 gene encoding 60S ribosomal protein L8-1, with the translated sequence MGRVIRAQRKGAGSVFKSHTHHRKGPAKFRSLDYGERNGYLKGVVTEIIHDPGRGAPLARVAFRHPFRYKKQKELFVAAEGMYTGQFLYCGKKATLVVGNVLPLRAIPEGAVVCNVEHHVGDRGVLARASGDYAIVISHNPDNDTTRIKLPSGSKKIVPSGCRAMIGQVAGGGRTEKPMLKAGNAYHKYRVKRNSWPKVRGVAMNPVEHPHGGGNHQHIGHASTVRRDAPPGQKVGLIAARRTGRLRGQAAASAAKAD